In Chryseobacterium oryzae, the genomic stretch AGAGCATCTTCAATAGTAGTTTCAGGGACTGAAATAAACCGCCCTAAAGGTCAGATGAAACCTGCAGACGCAGATAAACCAGTATTTGGAGTGTGTAAACAGCTGGATTTTGAGTTGGAAATGGCATTCATCATCAATAAAAATACAGAAATGGGCGAAAGTATCTCTACTAAAGAGGCAGAAGATGCCATTTTCGGAATGGTTATTTTCAACGATTGGTCTGCAAGAGATATTCAATCTTGGGAATATGTTCCGTTAGGGCCGTTTTTAGCGAAAAATTTCGGTTCGTCTGTTTCTCCTTGGGTGGTAACTCTGGAGGCTTTAGAACCATTCAGAACTGCTTCGCCTACGCAAGATCCGGAAGTTTTAGATTATTTAAAATTTGAAGGAGATAAAAATTATGATATTAATCTTGAAGTGTATCTGCAACCTGAAAATGGTGAACATAATTTAATTTCTGAAAGCAATTATAAATTCATGTACTGGAATATGACTCAGCAATTGGCTCATCATACCGTAAATGGCTGTAATCTTGAGGTTGGAGATATGTATGCTAGTGGAACTATTTCTGGAAGCGATCCAAAATCTTTCGGATCTATGCTGGAATTAACCTGGAGAGGACAAAATCCTATCCAGTTAACAAATGGAGAAGAAAGAAAATTTATTAATGATAACGATACGGTAACCATGAAAGCTTGGGCAGAAAAAGACGGAGTAAGAGT encodes the following:
- the fahA gene encoding fumarylacetoacetase, with product MKSFVEYSSKSDFSIHNIPFGVAVFNKEFIACCTRIGDQVIDLATLYDLGYFEEIDGLDDNIFEAYTLNEFIELGKPVTNLVRLKLQELLCEGSTLSKDEKTIEEAFYNLDEVKMMMPVHIPNYTDFYSSIEHATNVGKMFRDPANALLPNWKHLPVGYHGRASSIVVSGTEINRPKGQMKPADADKPVFGVCKQLDFELEMAFIINKNTEMGESISTKEAEDAIFGMVIFNDWSARDIQSWEYVPLGPFLAKNFGSSVSPWVVTLEALEPFRTASPTQDPEVLDYLKFEGDKNYDINLEVYLQPENGEHNLISESNYKFMYWNMTQQLAHHTVNGCNLEVGDMYASGTISGSDPKSFGSMLELTWRGQNPIQLTNGEERKFINDNDTVTMKAWAEKDGVRVGFGEVSGKIIPTK